In Carya illinoinensis cultivar Pawnee chromosome 10, C.illinoinensisPawnee_v1, whole genome shotgun sequence, one DNA window encodes the following:
- the LOC122278966 gene encoding uncharacterized protein LOC122278966 has translation MLRFEMGHTWFEPMAPRVPRRVWLGFQKSMGVLVGGNHTSSRRMLNRTLAIASAISIIPLLYVLSGSDLGTFASVASSVCASSPGFAMASMGPGTYWFRTQLLNPIWGSCQSVHCKENVNLTVNVVRELVDKNLLKYNAKALFVGDGPAFAVLALRDLGFSNACGVYGHRFFSLTRKQFVHQLDYMDNSFDFVLSRDVDLVSIPALLVLEIERVLSPGGIGAMLVGASGSAPNGLIRSATPVSSLLKSSTVVHVGYMHNFTLVVFKKRIENASYFKQYRLPTDCPSLTNNKPFMDQIEPLVEEKSMGFENWYSYLPKLMNIGYRKRLVYIDIGARVHLHSNVMNWFLPSYPIDSNAFNVYFVDHNTSVLLSYVKKPGITFVYHPGLAGNRASADLSSDEDVDPPLQNEGFDFLSWFQETVQYADFVVLKMNSGKVERKFLLELFESGAICFVDEIFLHCEDGGDGEGALKGDCMDLFKGLRSRGVFVHQWWGD, from the exons ATGCTCCGTTTCGAGATGGGTCACACCTGGTTTGAGCCAATGGCGCCGAGGGTTCCGAGGAGGGTCTGGTTAGGGTTCCAAAAATCAATGGGTGTCCTCGTGGGTGGGAATCACACCTCCTCCAG GCGCATGCTTAATCGCACTCTCGCAATCGCCTCGGCTATTTCGATCATTCCCTTGCTGTACGTTTTATCTGGTTCCGATTTGGGAACGTTTGCTTCCGTGGCCTCCAGTGTCTGTGCCTCCAGCCCGGGCTTCGCAATGGCGAGTATGGGTCCGGGCACATATTGGTTTCGTACCCAGCTCCTGAATCCCATTTGGGGCTCATGTCAATCGGTGCACTGCAAAGAAAATGTGAATTTGACCGTTAATGTGGTTAGAGAGCTTGTGGATAAGAACTTATTGAAATATAATGCTAAAGCTCTCTTTGTTGGAGATGGACCGGCCTTTGCCGTGTTGGCATTGCGAGATCTGGGGTTCTCCAATGCCTGCGGTGTTTATGGGCACCGCTTTTTCTCGCTTACTCGGAAACAGTTTGTTCATCAGCTTGACTACATGGACAATTCATTTGATTTCGTGTTGTCCAGGGACGTAGACTTGGTTTCTATCCCCGCATTGCTTGTGCTCGAAATTGAGCGGGTTCTTAGTCCAGGTGGGATTGGTGCCATGCTGGTGGGTGCTAGTGGTTCGGCCCCAAATGGCTTGATTAGGTCTGCCACCCCAGTTTCATCCTTGCTGAAAAGTTCCACTGTTGTGCATGTTGGCTATATGCACAACTTTACCCTGGTTGTCTTCAAGAAAAGAATCGAAAATGCCAGTTATTTCAAGCAGTATCGCCTTCCCACTGACTGCCCGTCTTTGACAAATAATAAGCCTTTCATGGACCAAATTGAGCCCCTTGTGGAGGAAAAATCAATGGGATTTGAGAACTGGTATTCTTATTTGCCCAAGCTTATGAATATTGGTTATAGGAAGCGATTAGTCTATATTGATATTGGGGCAAGGGTGCATCTTCACTCTAATGTTATGAATTGGTTCCTACCCTCCTATCCCATTGATAGCAACGCAttcaatgtttattttgttgacCATAACACTTCGGTGCTGTTATCCTATGTCAAAAAACCTGGTATCACCTTTGTATATCATCCTGGCTTGGCTGGGAACAGGGCTTCTGCTGATCTTAGTTCTGATGAAGATGTTGATCCGCCTTTGCAAAATGAAGGGTTTGATTTTCTTTCCTGGTTTCAAGAAACAGTGCAATATGCAGATTTTGTGGTTCTAAAGATGAACTCAGGTAAGGTGGAAAGGAAATTCTTGTTGGAGTTATTTGAAAGTGGAGCAATATGCTTCGTAGATGAGATCTTCCTTCATTGCGAAGACGGAGGAGATGGTGAAGGTGCATTGAAGGGAGACTGCATGGACCTTTTCAAGGGCCTTAGAAGCCGTGGCGTCTTTGTCCATCAGTGGTGGGGAGACTAA
- the LOC122278641 gene encoding uncharacterized protein LOC122278641 — protein sequence MKDNNETEEGGGWRSTHRSHSVPELSKEGSVSVPGGFRVIPSTPRRFERTVTTTTNLSLGDDIDGNNDGGEDIADEEAVCRICYVELGEGADTLKMGCSCKGELALAHKECAVKWFSIKGNKICDVCKQEVQNLPVTLLRIQNVLALNLQESGPQADVPRHRWQRYFVRIWQDVPVLVIVGMLAYFSFLEQLLISKMGSCAIAISLPFSCIFGLLASMAATTMVSRKYIWVYAAIQFGLVVLFGHLFNSLVRILRIQPVLSVLVATLTGFAVKMCGHSIIVEVWKWRTSSPSSPNQRQGSLDVIQPDRLPENADQVQTDPHHYASEMGDVEAIHGG from the exons ATGAAAGATAATAATGAAACCGAG GAAGGAGGGGGCTGGCGGTCTACCCACCGTTCTCATTCAGTCCCTGAGCTTAGCAAAGAAGGAAGTGTATCTGTCCCTGGTGGTTTCCGTGTAATTCCCAGCACACCACGAAGATTTGAGAGGACTGTCACGACAACAACTAACCTATCTCTAGGAGATGATATTG ATGGAAATAATGATGGTGGTGAAGATATAGCTGATGAAGAAGCTGTTTGTAGAATCTGCTATGTTGAACTTGGGGAGGGTGCTGACACGCTCAAAATGGGATGTAGCTGCAAAGGTGAACTTGCTTTGGCCCACAAAGAATGCGCTGTAAAATGGTTTAGCATTAAGGGTAATAAAATATGTGATGTGTGCAAGCAAGAGGTGCAGAACCTACCTGTCACGCTTCTACGAATTCAAAATGTTCTGGCCCTTAACTTGCAAGAGAGTGGTCCGCAAGCTGACGTTCCTAGACATAG ATGGCAGCGATATTTTGTCAGGATATGGCAGGATGTTCCGGTTCTCGTCATTGTCGGCATGCTTGCTTACTTTTCATTTTTAGAGCAGCTTCTG ATTTCAAAAATGGGATCCTGTGCAATTGCCATTTCTCTCCCATTTTCCTGCATATTTGGTCTTCTTGCATCCATGGCAGCCACAACAATGG TAAGCAGAAAATATATCTGGGTTTATGCGGCCATTCAATTTGGTCTGGTGGTTCTCTTTGGACATCTTTTTAACTCGTTG GTTCGAATCCTGCGAATCCAGCCCGTTCTATCTGTCCTTGTTGCCACACTTACTGGGTTCGCAGTTAAAATGTGTGGACATTCTATTATTGTTGAGGTTTGGAAGTGGAGAACAAGTTCCCCTTCTTCACCAAATCAACGGCAGGGTTCTCTGGACGTGATACAGCCAGATCGATTGCCTGAAAATGCAGATCAAGTTCAGACGGATCCTCACCATTATGCAAGTGAAATGGGAGACGTAGAAGCTATCCATGGCGGCTGA